A stretch of the Halomonas sp. BDJS001 genome encodes the following:
- the lptB gene encoding LPS export ABC transporter ATP-binding protein has protein sequence MATADTAPIKTLYAHHLAKSYKRRRVVKDINLEICQGSIVGLLGPNGAGKTTSFYMIVGLVKSDAGKVGIDDRDLTRAPMHERAAAGIGYLPQEASIFRKLSVADNIMAILETRKELNRSEREQRLEALLEDFHITHIRDNLGMSLSGGERRRVEIARSLATDPAFILLDEPFAGVDPISVGEIKTIIRALKQRHIGVLITDHNVRETLDICDIAYIVGDGQIIASGSPASILTNQKVRDVYLGADFRL, from the coding sequence GTGGCCACTGCTGATACTGCGCCGATCAAAACCCTTTATGCCCACCACCTGGCCAAAAGCTACAAACGGCGTCGGGTGGTTAAAGATATCAACCTAGAGATCTGCCAAGGCAGCATTGTGGGCCTCCTTGGCCCAAATGGTGCAGGCAAAACCACCTCGTTCTATATGATTGTCGGGCTGGTAAAATCCGACGCTGGCAAAGTAGGCATCGACGACAGGGACTTAACCCGCGCCCCCATGCACGAGCGTGCCGCGGCGGGCATCGGCTACCTCCCTCAAGAGGCGTCTATTTTCCGCAAACTTTCAGTTGCCGATAATATTATGGCAATCCTCGAAACCCGCAAAGAGCTTAATCGCAGCGAGCGGGAACAGCGCCTGGAAGCGCTGCTCGAAGACTTTCATATCACTCACATTCGCGACAATCTCGGCATGAGCCTTTCAGGCGGTGAGCGCAGGCGAGTCGAAATTGCCCGCTCGCTGGCCACTGACCCTGCCTTTATTTTACTGGATGAGCCCTTTGCCGGCGTCGACCCTATTTCGGTAGGCGAGATTAAAACTATCATCCGTGCCCTGAAGCAACGCCATATCGGTGTACTGATCACCGACCACAACGTGCGTGAAACCCTGGATATTTGCGATATTGCGTATATCGTCGGTGATGGGCAAATCATTGCCAGCGGCTCGCCAGCCTCCATTCTTACCAACCAGAAAGTAAGGGATGTTTATTTGGGCGCTGATTTTCGCCTCTAA
- the lptA gene encoding lipopolysaccharide transport periplasmic protein LptA, with protein sequence MKALVYTAFFALAIPLTAQAQTSQQAPIEVEADRLDLDQRAGTAVYSGDVDIRQGEMQLRGERVEVKRNEAGELSTATATGERAYLRHQGEGQEGPTEGWARRIIYHVAERRVELIDQAELTQQEDTFNGGRLEYFIDREVIQARSDVDGSEPQRIRMTLQPEQ encoded by the coding sequence ATGAAAGCACTTGTTTACACCGCCTTTTTTGCGCTCGCGATACCGCTAACAGCGCAGGCCCAGACCTCACAGCAGGCGCCTATTGAAGTAGAGGCCGACCGTTTGGATCTCGACCAACGGGCGGGTACCGCCGTTTATAGTGGAGACGTGGACATTCGCCAGGGCGAAATGCAGTTGCGGGGCGAGCGGGTAGAGGTCAAACGCAACGAGGCAGGTGAACTCTCGACAGCGACAGCCACCGGTGAGCGCGCCTATCTGCGCCATCAGGGTGAAGGGCAGGAGGGCCCCACCGAAGGTTGGGCACGGCGGATCATTTATCACGTTGCGGAACGCCGCGTCGAGTTGATTGATCAAGCCGAACTGACCCAACAAGAGGACACGTTCAACGGTGGGCGCCTTGAGTATTTTATTGACCGCGAAGTGATTCAAGCACGCTCTGACGTTGACGGCAGCGAGCCCCAGCGCATTCGAATGACCCTTCAGCCTGAACAATAG
- the lptC gene encoding LPS export ABC transporter periplasmic protein LptC, which yields MIKRFKVRLWLAGLVIALGALLVWLDPRGPQDTSIDPEAQAQEPGHVLENAEITLFGDNGNVLQSLKTPRLIHTPQQSETWTEEPEALLYDNEERQWLASADVGTLNTATQSLLLSGSARLIAPDEGWQLDTELLHYDGVTQHAWSDTPVMLQQPPQQMSASRMDVWLNDSRVRLTDNVRGTHPPAKQSREESP from the coding sequence ATGATTAAACGCTTTAAAGTGCGTCTCTGGTTAGCCGGGCTGGTCATAGCACTGGGAGCTCTACTGGTATGGCTTGACCCCCGCGGCCCGCAAGACACCAGCATCGATCCAGAAGCGCAGGCTCAAGAGCCAGGCCACGTATTGGAAAATGCTGAAATCACGCTATTCGGTGATAATGGCAACGTCCTGCAGTCGCTGAAAACCCCGCGCCTGATCCATACGCCTCAGCAAAGTGAAACCTGGACAGAAGAGCCCGAAGCGCTGCTTTACGACAATGAGGAGCGTCAATGGCTGGCTAGCGCAGATGTAGGCACGCTCAATACCGCCACCCAGTCGCTGCTACTGTCAGGCTCGGCACGTTTGATAGCACCGGATGAAGGTTGGCAGCTAGATACCGAGCTATTGCATTATGATGGGGTAACCCAGCATGCCTGGAGTGATACACCGGTCATGCTGCAGCAACCGCCCCAGCAAATGAGTGCTTCACGTATGGACGTGTGGCTTAACGATAGCCGGGTTCGCCTAACGGATAATGTACGCGGCACACACCCCCCGGCCAAGCAATCTAGAGAGGAGTCGCCATGA
- a CDS encoding KdsC family phosphatase, which translates to MSLPAALLDRLRRVRLLALDVDGVLTDGRLYFQADGIEIKAFHTQDGHGLKLLKRVGVHVALITGRDSPMVSQRAAALGIDHVHQGCEDKLATLRGLCQRLDIELEQVAYCGDDLPDLAAIKRCGVGITVPNAPDYMHTHADWITERLGGHGAVREICDTLLESQGHWGAVLDTYLHGRT; encoded by the coding sequence ATGTCCCTACCTGCTGCGCTACTTGATCGTCTCCGCCGTGTACGCCTTTTGGCGCTGGATGTGGACGGCGTTCTCACTGATGGCCGTCTCTACTTTCAGGCCGATGGAATCGAAATCAAGGCATTCCACACCCAGGATGGCCATGGGCTAAAACTTCTCAAACGCGTAGGCGTACATGTAGCGTTGATTACCGGCCGCGACTCCCCCATGGTGAGCCAGCGCGCCGCCGCACTGGGCATCGATCATGTCCATCAGGGCTGTGAAGATAAGCTGGCCACCTTGCGTGGGCTCTGTCAGCGCCTAGATATCGAGCTGGAACAGGTGGCTTATTGCGGCGACGACCTACCCGACCTAGCGGCGATCAAGCGTTGCGGCGTTGGCATTACCGTCCCTAACGCACCGGACTATATGCATACTCACGCCGACTGGATCACCGAGCGTCTGGGTGGCCACGGAGCAGTGCGCGAAATCTGCGATACGCTGCTTGAATCCCAAGGGCACTGGGGCGCGGTGCTCGACACCTACCTCCACGGCCGCACGTAA
- a CDS encoding KpsF/GutQ family sugar-phosphate isomerase, giving the protein MRQPPASSSLLRESALRTLQIEQAAIGGLQAKLDESFDRACELILACQGRVVVTGMGKSGHIAGKLAATLASTGTPAFFVHPGEASHGDLGMITRADVVLALSNSGETAEVTALLPLLKRLGTPLVSMTGRPHSTLAKHADAHLDSGVEREACPLDLAPTSSTTAALALGDALAVALLEARGFTAEDFALSHPGGSLGKRLLLRVRDLMHDGERLPQVALGSPLRDALLEITRQGLGFTCVVDSDGRLAGVYTDGDLRRTLDQFHNLRDVRVDDVMTRPGKRIGPDILAAEAVRIMEESRITALAVVDEQQRPIGALHMHDLLASGVI; this is encoded by the coding sequence ATGCGCCAGCCTCCTGCTTCATCCAGCCTACTACGCGAAAGCGCACTGCGTACGCTGCAAATTGAGCAGGCAGCGATTGGGGGCCTCCAAGCTAAACTGGACGAAAGCTTTGACCGCGCCTGCGAGCTGATCCTCGCCTGCCAAGGCCGCGTGGTGGTGACAGGCATGGGCAAGTCGGGGCATATTGCAGGCAAGCTGGCAGCGACACTGGCCAGCACGGGCACACCGGCCTTTTTCGTTCACCCCGGTGAAGCCAGCCACGGCGATCTAGGCATGATTACCCGCGCCGATGTGGTGCTGGCGTTATCCAACTCGGGGGAAACAGCCGAAGTCACTGCCCTTCTGCCGCTGCTTAAACGCCTTGGCACCCCGTTGGTGAGCATGACCGGCCGCCCCCACTCCACGCTTGCCAAACACGCTGACGCGCATCTCGATAGTGGCGTTGAGCGTGAGGCGTGCCCGCTCGACCTTGCTCCCACCAGCTCCACCACCGCTGCTCTCGCCCTGGGTGATGCCCTGGCGGTTGCATTGCTGGAAGCACGCGGCTTTACCGCTGAAGACTTCGCCCTTTCCCACCCTGGCGGAAGCTTAGGCAAGCGCCTACTGCTGCGTGTGAGAGACCTGATGCATGATGGCGAGCGACTACCCCAGGTCGCACTGGGCAGCCCACTTCGCGATGCGTTATTGGAGATCACCCGACAAGGGCTTGGCTTTACCTGTGTGGTGGATAGCGATGGGCGCCTCGCCGGGGTCTACACCGATGGCGACCTGCGACGCACGCTGGATCAGTTCCATAATCTACGCGATGTGCGCGTTGACGACGTTATGACCCGGCCAGGCAAACGCATCGGCCCAGACATCCTGGCAGCCGAAGCGGTACGCATCATGGAAGAGAGCCGCATTACCGCGCTCGCGGTGGTCGATGAACAACAGCGCCCTATTGGGGCTCTACATATGCATGACCTGCTCGCCAGCGGCGTTATTTAA
- a CDS encoding ATP-binding cassette domain-containing protein translates to MTDAPFIEIEELYFSRGDHEIFRGVNMTIPRGKVTAIMGPSGTGKTTLLKLIGGQLTPESGRILIDGQDVHKLSRKALFTLRKRMGMLFQSGALFSDLDVFENVAFPLRVHTDLPNTMVRDLVLLKLQSVGLRGARNLTPAELSGGMARRVALARAVALDPELILYDEPFVGQDPISMGVLVQLIKRLNQALQLTSVVVSHDIKETLSIADYLYLIADGQVVAHGTPQTLDTNEDPRVSQFIHGEPDGPVPFHYPAEAFYRDILGDAPMTQIG, encoded by the coding sequence ATGACAGATGCACCCTTTATAGAAATTGAAGAGCTCTATTTTTCACGTGGCGATCACGAAATTTTCCGTGGGGTGAATATGACCATACCGCGGGGTAAAGTGACCGCGATCATGGGGCCGAGCGGTACCGGTAAAACCACGCTGCTAAAGCTGATCGGCGGTCAGTTGACGCCGGAGAGCGGGCGAATACTGATTGACGGGCAGGATGTGCATAAGCTTTCGCGGAAGGCGCTATTCACGCTACGCAAGCGGATGGGCATGCTGTTTCAGAGTGGTGCGCTGTTTTCCGATCTGGATGTGTTTGAGAACGTTGCCTTTCCGCTGCGGGTGCATACGGATTTGCCCAATACCATGGTTCGCGACCTGGTATTGCTCAAGCTACAGTCAGTTGGCTTGCGCGGTGCGCGAAACTTAACACCTGCTGAGCTTTCCGGGGGGATGGCGCGTCGGGTGGCTTTGGCCCGTGCGGTCGCGCTGGATCCAGAACTGATTCTGTACGATGAACCTTTCGTAGGCCAGGATCCCATCTCCATGGGGGTATTGGTACAGTTGATTAAGCGTCTTAACCAAGCGCTTCAGCTCACCTCTGTGGTGGTCTCTCATGATATCAAAGAGACCTTGAGCATTGCCGATTACCTCTACCTGATTGCCGATGGTCAAGTGGTGGCTCATGGCACCCCGCAGACCTTGGACACCAATGAAGACCCGCGGGTTAGTCAGTTTATCCATGGTGAGCCCGATGGCCCGGTGCCATTCCACTACCCCGCCGAGGCGTTTTATCGCGATATTCTGGGTGACGCCCCGATGACACAGATAGGTTAG
- the mlaE gene encoding lipid asymmetry maintenance ABC transporter permease subunit MlaE, which produces MQSKFSNSAARITRLGRRGCDLMEALGRAGVFLFQSAVGVPSREGWRLWLHQMHFVGVLSLAIVLVSGLFIGMVLALQGYTILVDFGAEQALGQMVALSLLRELAPVVAALLFAGRAGSALTAEIGLMKATEQLTSMEMIGVDPLRRVVAPRLWAGFVSLPILTVGFSVVGIWGGYLVGVEWLGVFEGSYWSNMQASVAFVDDIGNGMIKSAVFALVVTWIAVFQGYDLVPTSEGISRATTRTVVYSSLAVLGLDFVLTAIMFGGL; this is translated from the coding sequence ATGCAGTCAAAATTCTCTAACAGCGCCGCGCGTATCACCCGGCTGGGGCGCCGGGGGTGCGACTTAATGGAAGCATTGGGTCGAGCGGGTGTGTTTCTATTTCAGTCAGCGGTGGGTGTGCCTTCCCGAGAAGGTTGGCGGTTATGGTTGCACCAGATGCACTTTGTTGGCGTGCTTTCGTTAGCTATTGTGCTGGTGTCGGGACTGTTTATCGGCATGGTGCTGGCGCTGCAGGGCTACACCATTCTGGTCGATTTCGGCGCAGAGCAGGCGCTGGGTCAAATGGTGGCGCTTTCGCTATTGCGAGAGCTGGCGCCAGTGGTGGCGGCACTGCTGTTTGCCGGGCGGGCGGGCTCTGCGCTTACCGCCGAGATCGGTTTGATGAAAGCGACCGAGCAGCTCACCAGCATGGAGATGATCGGCGTTGATCCCCTGCGTCGTGTGGTGGCCCCGCGTTTATGGGCAGGCTTTGTGTCGCTGCCTATTCTGACGGTGGGGTTTAGCGTGGTGGGTATCTGGGGGGGGTACCTGGTGGGGGTTGAGTGGCTAGGCGTTTTTGAGGGTTCCTACTGGAGTAACATGCAGGCCAGCGTAGCCTTTGTCGATGATATTGGTAACGGCATGATCAAAAGCGCTGTATTTGCCCTGGTGGTGACCTGGATTGCGGTATTCCAGGGGTATGATTTGGTGCCGACTTCTGAAGGTATCTCGCGTGCTACGACGCGCACAGTAGTGTATTCGTCCCTGGCAGTGTTGGGGCTTGATTTTGTATTGACCGCCATCATGTTTGGCGGCCTTTAA
- the mlaD gene encoding outer membrane lipid asymmetry maintenance protein MlaD, with amino-acid sequence MKRSKTMEFGVGLFMVAGILGLVFLGLRVSGLTFSAPSQSFQLEANFANIGSLKPRARVTMAGVTVGRVEAIELDTEWFDARVVLSLDSELEGQLSKDSIASILTAGLLGEQYIGLSVGGDPEMLEDGDTIRDTQSALVLEELIQQFVSNMASN; translated from the coding sequence ATGAAACGCAGTAAAACCATGGAGTTCGGTGTTGGCCTGTTTATGGTGGCAGGCATCCTGGGGCTGGTGTTCCTAGGCTTACGTGTTAGTGGACTGACGTTCTCTGCGCCCTCGCAGTCATTTCAGCTAGAGGCCAACTTTGCCAATATTGGCAGCTTAAAGCCCCGCGCCAGGGTCACTATGGCTGGCGTGACGGTGGGGCGGGTGGAGGCGATCGAGCTGGATACCGAGTGGTTTGATGCGCGGGTCGTGCTAAGTCTGGACAGTGAGCTTGAAGGTCAGCTTTCCAAAGACTCGATCGCCTCTATCCTGACGGCAGGCCTGTTGGGTGAGCAGTACATTGGGCTTAGTGTGGGCGGTGACCCTGAGATGTTGGAAGATGGCGACACCATTCGCGACACCCAGTCGGCGTTGGTGCTGGAAGAACTTATTCAGCAATTTGTGTCCAATATGGCGAGCAACTAG
- a CDS encoding phospholipid-binding protein MlaC: MLGRWLLVISMVAALMVPLQSQAQSQTPEAKIRENVESLMADIEGRKDYYANNLSELEALVDSNLDQVADFRYIGASVMGNYFRNATPEQRRRFVDVFRQTLIDTYTRGLVTFDYDELRVLDSQQAQRHDDQASVAMEVVASDGQVYPVSYSLRLSDGEWRVVNVIVNGINLGLTFRNQFDQAMRENNRDYDAVIDGWSPEVGVEELEQGGDA, translated from the coding sequence ATGTTGGGTCGTTGGCTCTTGGTGATCAGTATGGTGGCAGCGTTAATGGTGCCACTGCAGTCCCAGGCGCAGTCGCAGACACCAGAAGCAAAGATTCGCGAGAACGTCGAGTCACTAATGGCGGATATTGAGGGTCGCAAGGATTATTATGCCAATAACCTTAGCGAGCTTGAGGCGTTAGTGGATAGTAATCTCGACCAAGTAGCGGATTTTCGCTATATCGGTGCCAGCGTAATGGGCAATTATTTCCGCAATGCTACTCCGGAGCAGCGCCGTCGTTTTGTGGATGTGTTTCGGCAAACGCTGATCGATACCTACACCCGCGGCTTGGTGACGTTTGATTATGATGAGCTACGGGTACTGGATTCCCAGCAGGCTCAGCGCCACGACGATCAGGCCAGTGTGGCGATGGAAGTAGTGGCCAGCGATGGCCAAGTGTACCCCGTCAGTTATAGCCTGAGGCTCTCCGACGGTGAGTGGCGGGTGGTAAACGTGATCGTTAACGGCATTAATTTGGGCCTGACGTTCCGCAATCAGTTTGACCAAGCCATGCGCGAAAACAACCGCGATTATGATGCGGTTATTGACGGCTGGTCGCCTGAAGTGGGCGTTGAGGAGCTTGAGCAGGGAGGCGATGCGTGA
- a CDS encoding lipid asymmetry maintenance protein MlaB: protein MTALFSRPGVTVSEENATLLVAGDVDVTLAADLAASGVKWLKQTELTTISLDFSRVEKASSVAISVLFEWLRICRQRGIQVQAILLSAPLRRLASLAELDALIEQPATTLAV from the coding sequence GTGACAGCGCTGTTTTCACGCCCCGGCGTCACGGTGAGTGAAGAAAACGCCACCCTGCTTGTGGCCGGCGATGTGGACGTCACCTTGGCGGCCGACTTGGCCGCCAGTGGCGTTAAATGGCTCAAGCAAACCGAACTAACCACCATCAGTTTAGATTTTAGTCGCGTTGAGAAAGCCAGCAGTGTTGCTATCAGCGTGCTATTTGAATGGCTGCGCATTTGTCGGCAGCGCGGTATTCAGGTTCAGGCCATTCTTTTGTCAGCGCCGCTACGCCGCCTTGCCTCCCTGGCTGAGTTGGATGCTTTGATTGAGCAGCCAGCCACTACTCTGGCCGTTTAA
- a CDS encoding BolA family protein has translation MQPNEVKALLESRIDGCQFHIQGEGCNFQVIAVGDAFEGLSPVKRQQLVYAALSDEIASGALHAISIKTFTPAQWQTAPENVQ, from the coding sequence ATGCAACCCAATGAGGTAAAAGCACTGCTTGAATCCCGTATCGACGGATGCCAGTTCCATATCCAGGGTGAAGGCTGTAACTTTCAGGTGATTGCGGTTGGCGATGCCTTTGAAGGTCTCTCTCCGGTCAAGCGTCAGCAGCTTGTTTACGCTGCACTGAGCGATGAGATCGCCTCGGGTGCGCTCCACGCTATTAGCATCAAAACGTTTACTCCGGCGCAGTGGCAAACTGCACCGGAAAACGTTCAATAA
- the murA gene encoding UDP-N-acetylglucosamine 1-carboxyvinyltransferase: MDKLIITGNGSVDGEVWVSGAKNAALPILCASLLADGPVIIGNLPHLQDITTTLELLGRMGVEPVMGEKLSIQLDGSQVTQCHAPYELVKKMRASILVLGPLLAHFGKADVSLPGGCAIGSRPVDLHIRGLEAMGAEIRVEAGYIRARVDGRLKGATIYFDTVTVTGTENLLMAATLADGKTVLENAAREPEIVDLAECLIKMGANISGQGTDTITIEGVEKLHGCEHDVMPDRIETGTFLVAAAMTGGRVKVKRTRADILDAVIAKLEEAGAEVTSGDDWIALDMHGKRPKAVNIRTAPYPAFPTDMQAQFVAMNAVAVGHSRVVETIFENRFMHVQELNRMGANIVLEGNTALIEGVEKLSGAPVMATDLRASASLVIAAMMADGETLVDRIYHIDRGYECIEEKLQLLGARIRRIPG; the protein is encoded by the coding sequence ATGGATAAGTTAATCATTACCGGCAACGGATCGGTAGACGGTGAAGTGTGGGTGAGCGGTGCCAAAAATGCGGCGCTGCCTATTCTGTGTGCCAGCCTGTTGGCCGATGGTCCCGTGATCATCGGTAATTTGCCGCACCTGCAGGATATTACCACCACGCTAGAACTGCTTGGCCGCATGGGCGTTGAGCCGGTGATGGGTGAGAAACTGAGTATTCAGTTGGATGGATCCCAGGTTACCCAGTGCCATGCGCCCTATGAGCTGGTTAAAAAAATGCGTGCCTCCATCCTGGTGCTGGGCCCTCTGCTTGCCCACTTCGGTAAAGCCGATGTGTCGCTACCCGGTGGGTGCGCCATTGGCTCGCGCCCGGTGGATTTACACATTCGCGGTTTGGAAGCCATGGGGGCGGAGATTCGCGTGGAGGCTGGCTATATTCGAGCGCGGGTTGATGGTCGACTAAAAGGGGCGACTATCTACTTCGATACCGTGACAGTGACCGGTACCGAAAATCTGCTGATGGCGGCCACCTTGGCCGATGGCAAAACCGTTCTGGAAAACGCGGCCCGCGAGCCTGAAATCGTCGACTTGGCCGAGTGCTTGATCAAAATGGGCGCTAACATCAGCGGCCAAGGAACCGACACCATCACCATCGAAGGTGTCGAGAAGCTGCACGGCTGCGAACACGATGTCATGCCCGACCGTATTGAGACGGGCACGTTTCTAGTTGCCGCCGCCATGACCGGTGGGCGGGTTAAGGTCAAGCGTACCCGCGCCGACATCCTGGATGCCGTTATCGCCAAGTTGGAAGAGGCGGGTGCCGAAGTCACCAGTGGCGACGACTGGATTGCCCTGGACATGCACGGTAAACGCCCCAAGGCGGTCAATATTCGCACCGCGCCCTATCCGGCGTTTCCTACTGATATGCAGGCGCAGTTCGTGGCCATGAATGCCGTGGCGGTCGGGCACTCTCGGGTAGTCGAGACGATTTTCGAAAACCGCTTTATGCACGTTCAAGAGCTAAACCGCATGGGCGCCAACATCGTGCTGGAGGGCAACACCGCCTTGATCGAGGGGGTCGAGAAGCTCTCCGGTGCGCCGGTAATGGCCACCGACCTGCGTGCGTCTGCTTCGCTGGTGATTGCAGCCATGATGGCCGATGGCGAAACGCTGGTGGATCGCATCTATCACATTGACCGTGGCTACGAGTGTATCGAAGAGAAACTGCAGCTGCTGGGTGCGCGTATTCGCCGTATACCCGGCTAA
- the hisG gene encoding ATP phosphoribosyltransferase — protein sequence MSKQLILALSKGRILEETLPLLADAGISPAEDLSKSRKLLFDTNLPDVKLVIIRATDVPTYVQLGAADVGIAGKDVLLEHGAEGLYEPLDLEIARCKLMTAGVTGQLPARARRRVATKFVNVARRYYAEQGIQAEVIKLYGAMELAPLMNLADEIVDIVDTGNTLRANGMEPRELIAHISTRLVVNKAAMTMKHERIKPLLDRLGSAVKKRQTQLAE from the coding sequence ATGAGTAAGCAACTGATTTTAGCCCTCTCCAAGGGCCGTATTCTGGAAGAGACGCTGCCGCTGCTAGCCGATGCGGGGATTTCGCCTGCCGAAGATCTTAGCAAAAGTCGCAAGCTGCTATTTGACACCAACTTACCCGACGTAAAGCTGGTGATTATCCGTGCCACTGACGTCCCCACTTACGTTCAGCTTGGGGCGGCCGATGTTGGCATCGCAGGCAAAGATGTGCTGCTTGAGCACGGTGCTGAAGGACTTTATGAGCCACTGGATTTGGAAATTGCCCGCTGTAAGTTGATGACCGCGGGGGTGACCGGTCAGTTGCCAGCCCGTGCCCGGCGTCGGGTGGCCACGAAATTTGTTAACGTGGCGCGCCGTTATTACGCCGAGCAGGGCATCCAGGCCGAGGTGATCAAACTCTACGGTGCCATGGAGCTGGCGCCGTTAATGAACCTGGCCGATGAGATTGTCGATATCGTCGATACCGGCAACACCCTGAGGGCAAATGGCATGGAGCCGCGTGAGCTTATCGCCCATATCAGCACCCGGCTGGTGGTGAATAAAGCCGCCATGACCATGAAGCATGAGCGCATTAAGCCGCTACTCGACCGCTTGGGCAGTGCGGTCAAAAAGCGTCAGACCCAGCTTGCCGAATGA
- the hisD gene encoding histidinol dehydrogenase — MSECQQTTATISRLSTSDAAFHHRLDALLGWEGVSDKAVQTRVAEILASVKQRGDAAVVEATNRFDRLAVTSMDELTLTPEQLESAFHNLPAEQREALSSAAERIKRYHERQKPNSWQYEEADGTVLGQKVTPLDRAGIYVPGGKAAYPSSVLMNAIPAHVAGVREIVMVVPTPDGVLNELVLAAAHLAGVDYVFTIGGAQAVAALAYGTESVPRVDKIVGPGNIYVATAKRAVFGQVGIDMIAGPSEIMVVSDGLTDPEWLAMDLFSQAEHDEDAQAILVSWDAEHLDAVEAAIERLLPSLEREAIVRESLRRRGALVLCQDAQEAITLINRVAPEHLELSVAAPDTWLDDIRHAGAIFMGRYTAEALGDYCAGPNHVLPTSGTARFSSPLGVYDFQKRSSIIHCSADGASELGKIASVLARGESLTAHARSAEYRIRD, encoded by the coding sequence ATGAGTGAATGCCAACAGACGACTGCTACGATTTCACGCCTATCGACAAGCGATGCTGCCTTTCACCACCGGCTGGATGCGCTGTTGGGTTGGGAAGGGGTGTCTGATAAAGCGGTGCAGACGCGGGTAGCGGAAATTCTTGCCAGCGTAAAACAGCGCGGCGATGCCGCGGTCGTGGAAGCCACTAACCGCTTTGACCGGCTTGCTGTTACTTCCATGGATGAATTGACGTTAACGCCTGAACAGTTGGAGAGCGCCTTTCATAACTTGCCTGCTGAGCAGCGCGAGGCGCTCTCCAGTGCCGCCGAGCGGATTAAGCGCTACCACGAGCGCCAAAAGCCTAATTCCTGGCAATACGAAGAGGCAGACGGCACGGTGCTGGGGCAGAAAGTCACCCCGCTGGATCGTGCCGGTATTTATGTCCCAGGGGGGAAGGCGGCTTACCCCTCCTCGGTGTTAATGAATGCAATCCCTGCCCATGTGGCCGGTGTGCGCGAAATCGTTATGGTCGTGCCTACCCCGGACGGGGTGCTCAATGAGCTGGTGTTGGCTGCGGCCCATTTGGCAGGTGTCGACTATGTGTTTACGATTGGCGGTGCCCAGGCGGTCGCAGCGCTTGCTTACGGCACTGAAAGTGTTCCCCGGGTCGATAAAATTGTCGGCCCTGGCAATATTTATGTGGCCACGGCTAAGCGTGCGGTATTTGGTCAGGTGGGCATTGATATGATTGCCGGGCCTTCGGAAATTATGGTGGTTTCCGATGGGCTGACCGATCCTGAATGGCTGGCGATGGATCTGTTCTCCCAGGCGGAGCATGACGAAGATGCCCAGGCGATCCTGGTGAGCTGGGATGCCGAGCACTTAGATGCCGTCGAGGCCGCGATTGAAAGGCTGCTGCCGAGCTTGGAGCGTGAAGCGATTGTGCGTGAATCGCTGCGCCGACGTGGCGCCTTGGTGCTCTGTCAGGACGCCCAGGAAGCCATTACGCTGATTAACCGGGTTGCCCCTGAGCACCTGGAGCTCTCCGTCGCCGCCCCCGATACATGGTTAGACGATATTCGCCATGCCGGGGCCATCTTTATGGGGCGTTACACCGCCGAGGCGCTGGGTGATTACTGTGCTGGGCCAAATCACGTGCTGCCTACCTCTGGCACGGCGCGCTTCTCTTCACCGTTGGGCGTTTACGATTTCCAGAAGCGCTCTTCGATTATTCACTGCTCTGCAGACGGCGCTTCTGAGCTGGGTAAAATTGCCTCGGTATTGGCCCGGGGGGAGTCGCTAACGGCCCACGCCCGCTCAGCGGAGTACCGTATCCGCGACTGA